A region from the Deferrivibrio essentukiensis genome encodes:
- the secE gene encoding preprotein translocase subunit SecE, with protein sequence MANVGTFLKEVKEELQKVTWAGKEETIGTTVVVLVLVILISVFIGIVDIGLSKIIQFIVG encoded by the coding sequence GTGGCAAATGTCGGCACTTTTTTAAAAGAAGTTAAAGAAGAGCTTCAGAAGGTAACATGGGCTGGTAAGGAAGAGACAATTGGTACGACTGTGGTTGTCCTTGTTCTCGTTATTTTGATATCTGTTTTTATAGGTATTGTCGATATCGGGCTCTCTAAAATTATACAGTTTATCGTAGGTTAA
- the rpmG gene encoding 50S ribosomal protein L33 has protein sequence MRDIVILACGECKNRNYTTTKNKKTTTGKLEFKKFCKHCRTHTLHKETK, from the coding sequence ATGAGAGATATAGTAATTTTAGCTTGTGGCGAGTGTAAAAACAGAAATTACACTACAACAAAAAATAAAAAGACTACAACTGGTAAGTTGGAATTTAAAAAGTTTTGCAAACATTGCAGGACACATACTTTGCATAAGGAAACAAAATAA